A region from the Corticium candelabrum chromosome 14, ooCorCand1.1, whole genome shotgun sequence genome encodes:
- the LOC134189919 gene encoding ceroid-lipofuscinosis neuronal protein 5-like, whose protein sequence is MHDDDVIDIYSLQAPVWEFVTGDLMAHFNIYHDALGFRSRKTGLNYTLEWYELFELFNCTFPHILENDSYPLWCNQGATCLYDGIDDVHWTANGTLMLIGEMTGAVFNKFASYLKWDNETAIYYITFHVASQPDNGTLYWASWDCTTFVIHAIEEMAKLGAEFNHSRSVNYTKMTLYSDTPVLLGNASEIFGPNGNATLADDMMKFYADFQTHQSIIHWIEHILDAALQIFVEDKFYFWYNEQYWFLPMKAPYFKLTFNTVPFP, encoded by the exons ATGCACGACGACGATGTGATTGACATCTACTCTTTGCAAGCTCCGGTGTGGGAGTTTGTCACAGGAGACTTAATGGCTCATTTC AATATCTACCATGATGCTCTCGGTTTTCGAAGTAGAAAAACTGGTCTTAACTACACTTTGGAGTGGTACGAGCTGTTTGAACTGTTCAATTGCACATTCCCTCACATTCTCGAAAATGATTCGTATCCTCTCTGGTGCAATCAAGGAGCGACGTGTTTGTACGATGGAATTGATGATGTTCACTGGACGGCAAACGGAACTCTCATGTTGATAGGAGAAATGACCGGAGCTGTGTTCAACAAGTTTGCAAGCTACTTGAAATGGGACAACGAGACGGCAATCTACTATATCACATTTCACGTGGCCAGTCAGCCTGACAATGGAACACTGTACTGGGCATCATGGGACTGCACGACATTCGTGATCCACGCTATCGAGGAGATGGCCAAACTCGGTGCCGAATTCAACCATTCTCGATCAGTCAATTACACCAAGATGACTCTGTACAGCGACACTCCGGTTTTACTCGGAAACGCGAGTGAAATATTCGGACCGAACGGAAATGCCACTCTGGCTGATGACATGATGAAGTTCTATGCCGACTTCCAGACACACCAGTCGATTATTCATTGGATAGAACACATCCTAGATGCTGCCCTCCAGATATTTGTTGAAGATAAGTTTTATTTCTGGTACAACGAACAGTACTGGTTTCTTCCGATGAAGGCACCTTACTTCAAACTCACATTCAATACAGTACCATTTCCATGA
- the LOC134190283 gene encoding complement C1q tumor necrosis factor-related protein 5-like — protein sequence MAHEMFVIGVERIIIPRQLHHSKAALSAVCITFQWSHGYISTLELDSSQSREPAKVNEMMEHQCISSTILVSLLLIIAVTSSADTSANKGCCGGVPGVPGSPGSPGPLGSPGRDGRDGRDGTIGEKGGRGERGEQGVKGESGKLGPQGPKGDGGVKGIKGDLGVK from the exons ATGGCTCATGAAATGTTCGTGATTGGTGTGGAAAGGATTATCATTCCAAGGCAACTCCATCACTCCAAGGCTGCTCTATCAGCCGTCTGCATCACGTTTCAA TGGAGCCACGGGTATATAAGCACACTTGAATTGGATAGTAGTCAGTCAAGAGAGCCAGCGAAAGTAAACGAGATGATGGAACATCAGTGTATCAGCTCAACGATTTTGGTCTCTTTGCTGCTCATAATAGCAGTTACATCAAGTGCAGACACTTCAGCTAAC AAGGGATGTTGTGGTGGAGTCCCAGGCGTGCCTGGCTCTCCTGGATCACCAGGTCCTTTGGGATCTCCTGGAAGAGATGGTAGAGATGGAAGAGATGGAACAATTGGTGAGAAAGGTGGTCGTGGTGAAAGAGGAGAACAAGGAGTAAAAGGGGAGAGTGGAAAATTAGGTCCACAAGGGCCGAAAGGAGACGGGGGCGTGAAAGGAATCAAGGGCGATTTGGGAGTGAAATGA